Within the Nicotiana tabacum cultivar K326 chromosome 11, ASM71507v2, whole genome shotgun sequence genome, the region tgccggtcccgagTTTAACGGTCCCGGGCTCATGGGCTATTTGTGTTGAACCGGTCTGCCGCGGTCTTTTGCACCACTTAAGCCCAGGCCTACTTGAACCGACCCATTAGGctcgtttggcccgcggtcctaGGCCGGTCCCGGGCCCAGACCGGCCCACAGTACAACCTTATCCATGACTAATAAACTCAATTAACTAtgttataaatcatgttagaacaTGTAACATCGTAAAAATAATTTAATGTATTGTTTTCAGACTGTTTACTTTCTTAATTGATCGTAGTATCATGAACACCCATTTATACATGTTATTGTCTTGCTACCTGATATTCTTTATCCGTAATATATGTAAGGATTGGGGATTAGGGCTATGTTTGGCATGATGATTATTTCCGTGCGGTTGATATGATGCTGGCACGATGAATATTTTCATGCGGTTTGAAATGAGATTGGTTTGTTGGTTATTACCGTGCAAAAAGAAAGGAAGTTGGATTTTTGTTATGATTACTCATTCATTAAGCACTTACATGTCCTTTACTTTGGTTTCTATTAGTGTTTGCTCTTTCGTAGGATACCTTCCATTTGGGTTCCTTATGTAGTTATCACTATATTTTCTCTTTGGTCCCTACTGTATAGCTATGTCTTTACCTTGTCTGTTACTGTTGCACTTGCAATTTCACTTAATTTACTTCTATTACATGTCCTCTTCGAATTCATAATTTTGCTTGTTGTTAGCCTATACTAGTTACATGCTCCTAATTGTCACGTGATTTACTTGTTAAATGCCTTAACTTGCTACATGTTTTCACTCACTACATGTTTTAGCTTACTATATATCTCCAGTTACTATATACTCTTCTTACCATATGCCTTCACCGATTAAATTCATTTTCTTGCTACATGATTTCATATATTGAATGCCTTAATTTAATCCTTGTTCTTACTTACCATACGCCTTCACTGATTAAATGTTTTTACTTGCTACGTGCTTCTACCTGCTACATGCTTTCATATATTGAATGCCTTCATTTGATCCATGTTCTTACTTGATAAACATCTTTGCTCGTTTCATGTATTATTACTCTCAATTGCTTAACCGGATTGGGTGACTTGTGGATTGGTTGTATGATATACCTTGTGGAAGCCTTGTCGTCATATATGGTGGATTAGTTTTTGATATTGGACTGCTCATTCTATCTTTTTGAGTTGTATTACCTAGTCGGATACTGTATATTTGTTTTCTTAGTGTTACGTTGTGAACTTTTCCcgtgtttggttgttgttgtggtttcatATGATATTGTTGATATTGTGAATCGGGTTGCATAACGCAACGATATTGAAATAAATTGGTATTTTTAATCAGGTTGTACGCTACAACGATATTGAAATGAATTGATATTGTGAattaggttgcacgccgcaacggaactGAAAAATGATATTATGGTAATTCTAGTCTTTGAATCTTACTATCGTGTGGTGTTATGAGACTAAGGAGTGATGATATTCTGGGGCCCTCTATCATTTGTATTCTTTTTTCATTCATTGCGTGATTATGTGTGTATCTTTTCTCGTATTTGCTCTTTCTGCGTATCATCTGCACATGTACAAATATAAGTaggtatcttttaactaaaattctcgtcactatttcaccgaggttagttaagatacttactgagtacatggggtcgggtgtactcatgctacatttctgcatcttgtgtgcagatcttgAAGTGATGTAGTTGTGGAAGACGAAGTTGTGCATTGAAGACGTACCCGCGTTCCAGATTCGAGTTGCTTTTTATTCATGGTAGCTTAAGATATAAGTTCTGTCTATGTAAACTTCAAACaattattgtatttattcttcCAAATTATAGTGGCTACTTGTGCCACCGGTTCTTGGGGTAATTGTATTATATTGGGTTATAGTTTCTATTATATACATTGTTGATTTCTCAATTTAGTTGTAATTTATATTATTTGACTTAACTTGCGAGTTGTGTTAGGTGCGATCACGACTAGATAGATTTTGGATAGTACAtctatcttttcttttaattcccTTTTACTGTTTATTGCTTTTCTTAATCAGAAATATCCAACAAATATCAAAGAGAGTAACAAGAATCTAATTCTCCTTTGACTACTGCTTTATCGAAATCCAGTTATTCCAAAATTCAGGAACTCCGTCACCTTCTCCATCGCCGGCTAAGCCGCCGTTAATGCCACCTCAATTTCCTCCACAGAGTTCCTCTGATCCCGCAGGCGGCTCTGCTTCTTATAAAAGAAAATCACCTGCTCAATGTGCACTGGCAAGAACAGCTAGCTTGTCACCAAATAATGTTCAAGAATTAAGTGACGCTTTTAATAACAATGGAGAATCTCCTAATGCCTTGAggttaaagaaaatgaaggatgGAATGAGAGAAATGATGCAATGGTGTGATGTTATGATTCAAgaagagagacagagagagaagCAGAAGCAGCACCGTGTGAGGAAGCCGTGTGGGTGGAGAGAAAAAGAAATTGTCTGATTCTGCATTTCAAAGTGTCCATCTGGTAAAGGCTATCAGTTTCTTATGTGGAAATAAGTGCTACTACATATTGTCAACTTTCTGAAAACCTTTCTACTCAATTGCCTTGGTGGTTTAGATGATGATTGCGTCAAAAAAGCACAAACAGTATCAGAATCACTTATCATTAGTAAGAACTAGTTAGGCGCCATTCAATTCAGAAATATTTTAGAGGTGTCAATTGACCTATGTGATAAAAGATATTCTACAGTTTTTTTGGTCAATGTATGAACTTGTTTCATTCCTTTTTACATTTGTGATTTCAGGATTTGTGGATATGCTTGCATAAAGAAAAACTGCTGTTGTAGTAAGAAAAATGTAACAGAGTTCTTAAGGAAGTACCATACACTTAAACATAGTACCAAACTAGTTTAAGTGATTTGGTATAAACACCACGTGTGCCAAACTAGTGCAGAACTTGGTTCAAGAAATTAAAGGAAGAGGGAAAAGAACAAAAGGCAGATCAATTTTTGCAAGAAGAATCtagagaggctagaggtttggagacaggcccttgagtctaaaggcttcaggttgagcaggacgaagacggaatacctcgagtgcaaatttggggccgagCCGACGGAAGctggagtggaagtgaggcttgactctcaaggcATTCCTACgaggagtagtttcaagtaccttgagtcagttattcaggggagcggggagatcgacgaggatgtcacacaccgtataggggtggggtggatgaagtggaggttagcgtcgggagtcctgtgtgacaaaaAGTGTCaacgttactaaaaggtaagtttcatagagcagtggttaggcctgccatgttgtatgagaccgagtgttggccggttaagaactcacacatccagaagatgaaagtagcagagatgaggatgttgaagtggatgtgcgggcatacaaggatggataagattaagaatggaggacaagatgcgggaagcaagactcagatgattcgggcacattcagaggaggagcactgaggcaccggtgaggaggtgtgaacgactggctgtggtgggcacgaggagaggtagagggagacctaaggagtattgaggagaggtgatcaggcaggacatggcgcgacttaggattactaaggacatggcccttgacagggaagtgtggaggtcgagcattagggttgtaggctagGGGGAAGTTGTGAGTATTTCTACAGCGCACTAgggtgagactagccagttaggaattagtcttaggatgctactggttagctactgatgcagggctttatctgctggatattattatatcttccatctttttcgtactttctatatttcttatattgcttgttattttattatgagtctattgacagtactaatatatcgtctcttgttgctttcttgagccgagggtctcctggaaaccacctctctgcccctcggggtagggtaAAGgcctgcgtacatattaccctccccagacctcacttgtgggattatactgggttgttgttgttgttgttgtaatcttTTTTTTGACAAGTAATTTGCAAGAAGAATCTATTAGAAGAAACATCCCTTGTCTGACTTTCAATGCACCATAAAAGAAAACagacaaacaaaaacaaaaacaaaaaaaaaaaaaaaaaaaaaaaaaaaaaaaacaagaatatGAAACCattaaacaaaaaaacaaaaaaacaaaaacaaaaaaagagccCGGGCGTCTCATTCTACTTTCTATTCCTACCTACATCTTTCAATGCAAATGTTGCTATCACTTTCTCACGTTCCACTCCCACCCTTTAAAGCGCGCTAAGTAAGGCATGCTTGGAGTTCCTTTCTAAAGTCAAGCTTTGACCAATATGCTAGAACCTAGCTACAGAATTTCACAGTTCATCCTTAACATCATCAATGGTGCTCTCTGGGCTTGAACTGGCGTCAGACTCTGTAGGTTTCTGTGTTGAGGCCGGCTTTTGAATCTTGAAGGGGATAGATGCGTTCTTTTTCAGGAATTTGTAGAAGGCCACCACTGTACGGTCTGTGTCAACAGTAATCTGTAGAACAGGATGATCATTTAAAGATGAATCATCCATCGTTTTTAAGAAGCGAAATGGAATGGAACATATACTAAACAATTTTGGAAGCACTTTAATTTATACTCACTGGATCAAAGCTCTTGTTGCCAGCTGGGAAAAACAGAAGTGTTGGGAATCCATCAGACTGCAATAAATCAAATAATCATTAACCCAATGTTCGAACAACCACAATAACCCCCTCCCATCGCACCTTTCAAAGGATAATTGAAAAGAATAAACAATTGACACTCTTTTCCTCCAATAGCTTGACTCTTTTCGAAGACCAAACATGTGAAGTTTTTATGCATGGTGgtgaaacttaaacttaggacCTATGCATAATATTAAATAATGTGACCATATTATCTAAGTGTTTAAGTTGTTAGCGACTTAGCGGCCACACTTTTAGTTACTTACGTCATCAACGAACCCttagttttgtagaaattttctTTCTTACAGATAAATGTTGGTATACACACGAAAGGATGCAGTATAACTTGAGCATGCTCGCAAACATATCCATTCAACAAACCAACTATGTACTGGGATATAGAATCTGGCACATTCCGTGCGGGACACGAGTACATAACTGAAGTCAAAACATGAAGTCGCAAAATGTACCTTGGCTCGGGGGTGCTCATTTGTGGTACCATCCATCTTGGCAATAACAAGGGAGTCGATGCCTCTTAAATGCTTGCCAAGCTTGTTGTATATGGGTTCTAGTGATTGACAATGCCCACACCAAGGAGCATATATCTGTTTTGAATCACAAATCAAAATTCTCCATTAGACATCCAGAACAACCTCAAAAGTTTTGGATGTTGCACATCCAGTTATTTGCATCATTGAATAATACATGCACTCATTCAAAACAAGACGACTAGTACCTCAAGAAGAACATCTTTTGACTCATCCAGAACAATTTCGTCAAAGTTATTGCCAACCACAACTTTGACATCCCCGTCATTCTGCATGAATGATCAAAGGGTTTGAGAAAACAAAGCTCAATCTGAAGCTTAATGTTGGAAAGTAGTGAAAAGAACTAGAAGACTTACGGTCTCAGGGATTGGGTCAGATTTATAAAAGGGCTTTAGGTTGTCTTCCAAAAACTTCTCCCCGAATGACTGCAAAACAAATAACAAAAGAATACATACAGGATTAGATAGAAAGTCGAGGATTAGCTGAGAAAAACCTTGCTAACCTAAGGTGATCTCTCAAAAAGGAGCAAAATCCAAAGCTCCAAAAATGAATTCCACTGCACCCCTCCCTCCCATCAATGCCAAGCTTTACCATTCACCAACAAAGATTTCAACGgccaaaaaatttaattgtttCAAGAGTATTATTTTCAAGAGTATTATCCAACTCGTCGAGGCTAACATCATAAAATCAAATTTTCAAGTTGATGAACTGTTTTACTCTATGTAACTTTGAGAAGGAAAGGCCTATCACTCCAACTTTCTGATTTATTCAATCTACTTTCTCCCCTCCGAACCCCTCATTTATAGTTTTATTTCAAAAGAAAACAATATGTATAACTGATTCATAAACACATTTGATCTAATTTGACACATGGGGAAGTAACATCCAGAATTTGTCACACGGTTTATCCAAAAGTTTGGTTCTAAAGTTAGCAGTGAACAAACCCTGACACTGTCCAAGGTTATTTCACCTTCCAGTACAAACTTCCTCCCATCCTCATTTCCTGTATATGCAAGAACCTGCACCAATTCTCGAGTTAGATGCTAGGAAGTTTATGGAAGTTCGAAaacaaaatcttctgcaaaatGAGTAAACTAAAAACATCTTACTCTTGGGGCATCACCGCTAACACCAAAGTACTCTGAAACGGGTTTTCCAACATCTTCATTGTCGATTTCAACATACACAGAGATAAGCTGCAaggtttttggaaaaaaaaaaaaaacaggaaaGACTTTTGAGTCAGAGAATTGGCAAAAGCACACTATGCAGACAGCTTCTTTATAAAGTGACTGGCTGCCCTAAATAAAGGCTTTTCTTTCTTCTGAGCATGTTTCCAAGTATCAGAAAtccctttttctctttctttgtaTACATGAGACATTCATAAATGCCCATAATAGTGCATAtctgaaagaggtggtaagattCTCACCTTTCCTTTAAAAGCTTTCACAGCCTCTTGAAATATTGGCAGAAACTTGTCTGAATCTTTGGAAGTGGCAAAAAGTATCAACTGTGAATAAGAAAGAGAACatgtaaaacaaaagaaagaaaaaccatCCAAGATCAGCCTTCTATTGTTAGCTTAATGATCACCTGCTTCTTAATGGGATTTTCGAATATCTCTGAGGCACTTTCCCGAGTAAAATAGGTGACAAGAGGAAGTTTATTCTGAAAAACAAACTCAGCTATTGCTGACTTTGTGAACTCACCGCCTGCAAGAAAGCATGACATTGGTAAATACTTCTCTATTGAAATGATTAATGCTACATAACTGCATTAGCCAGACTAACCGAAGTGGTTGATATTTTCGGCTTCCTTCTTAAGTATGACAAGAGCTGGACGTTTGGCTTGAGAATCAATGTGGAAGAGCTTTGCCACATCTGGACTGGTAGTCTGATAGAAGTTGACATCATCTTCTAGTGCAGCAGCTGCAGCAAGCTCTTCACTTTTATCACCCTGCAAACAtgtaaaatgatttttttaaagaaattaccacACATATATGCTACAACAGTATGCTAAGAAATGCTGCCAATTACGAAAAAATAGAACTCAACTGCCAtacatttctttttattttgctgGTGTTCCATTTTTATCCTTACGAATTATAATTCATGTTTTTCCCTCTAGCTGGGTTTTCcccataaaattaaaattgagAAAGTGGTATTATAATCTTCACTTGCATTATCACAGTATCACCTATATAACTGGAAAAGACATCCCAACTTTTTATATCACTGTATTACATGCCAAAAGTCGCTAAATTCGGCTTCCACATATGTTCTTTTTACTCTTTGGTATAAATCTTCTTTTGGTCCCTTTAGCTAGGTTTTGAATCCCCAACAAATCAAAATTAAGAAACCCACATCCACCTTTGTTACCAGTGATATATCTAGTAGAGTATATAGCAGGTGGATATGATGAGATATCAGCAAATTCCTCCAAAAAAACCTAAAGTCGAGGAATTCAATCAATTCTAAAGTTAGTTCGCAAGCTACAGCTACTACTCTCTCCATCTATAAGATTTTGATGATTGAATCTAAAAGCAACTTTAGATTGGGTAAGAGAAGTAATACTGTACTAATTAATCACCATAATCTGAATTGCGTTTAGGTCCCATCATGCTCAATAACGAAAAGAAAACCAGCCTGGATAGAGGAATTACCACTAAATCATTCAAATAAGCCAACACTACTTTTTTCTCATCTTTCAAGATACGTTCTGCCTCCTCTGCCGTCGTTATATTTGATAGAGCAGGTCCAGTCTTCTTTTTTATCCATGAAACAATAGCATCCCTGCaatgaaaaacaaatgaaaatccACTTCGGAGTACAACAAAGTAGAAAGAATGTTAAGATAACAATACTGACCGTATGGAAGGAAAGAATTTTACTTTTATATGTTgtcaaaatttatttacacaattagGTCACTTAAAAGTAATTACAACTAACTGTTTATATCAAGTTAAAGTAAGTACAACTAACTGTTTATATGAAGCACCAATTTGTAACTTGGAAATTATGGTAAACAACATGATACAACGAGTCAAATTACATGTATGTTGTAAAAATCTTCAAAATTCTAAGCAAAGCCAATGCTTAGAATACGTATTAAATGAGATTAATCAACACTTTCGACCATATAGTAATTTAATAGGTTTCCAAGTTCTTTCAACGAGTTCAGGACCACCAGTCAAGAGCACATCAGCAGTTCATTTCAGCACTCACCAATACTTCCAATGAATTTACAAATGAAACTAGACATTGTACAAATTTAAGATCCACTCTCACAATAAGTTACATTGTAAGAAAAATTTAAAGAATATAAATAGAAGTACAAGTCACTAGCAAGAGTAATAGATAGCAAAGAGGAACATGTTAATTCACCAAGCAAGCCGAAAATTGAGAAGCCACACACACAAACACGCAAATTCAAACACGACAGAATCAAGTGAAAAACCAACTTACTTGTTTCTTTCACCATTGTAAGGCTTGTGAAGGCCATCAGTGAAGAAGAAAACAGCGGGATAGCCTTGAACATCATACTTCTGAGCCAGCTCAGCTTCCTCAGTGGCATCCACTTTAGCAAGCATCACATTCTCTCCTTTCAGCTCCGTCGCGGCCGCAGCATACTCCGGCGCGAGTGCCTGGCAGTGACCACACCACGGCGCGTAGAACTCAACCATAACATGTTTATTCCTCGCAATAAACTCACTGAAATTCCCTTCCTTCAGTACTGCAACATCCTTCTCATCCACTGCCGGCGGCTCGTACGCGTCGTATCCTTGATCCGAAGCATCAGAATCATCCTCAAGATCGTCGTAGTTCTCAAAATCGTGGCGGTCGCCGTACGGATTGGAATCTGAATGAGCATCAGCAGCAGAATCCTCTTCTTCGAGGAAACTgagatcttcttcttcttcaattttttcgcTGTCTAAAGACGACGCCGTTTTGAGGAAAATGAGATTGAGTAGAAGAATCGAGAGAATTAGATATTTCTTCATCGCCATTTTGGTGaagaaagttgaaactgaacaaGAAGAGAAGTAAAGAGGGAAAGTCTTCAGTTGTGTACTTGTATAAGACTGGTAAACTATACGAGTTGTACGTTATTCTTATGTCATTGTACGTTGATCAAGAATTGCCGATCCCACATTATTACACCGAGATTTTTGCGCTGATGAGGTCACACCGAACGTAGGCACGTGTCACAATTGGGTTGGGTCTTGTGAAATAATTGACTAATAGGGATTTGACACATCAGAAAAATGAGGTGGTGAATTAAATTGTTGACTTTTGACTCTTTGGATATAGTACAAGTGAGATGCGATCGACGAGTAAAATATTGACACTATGACTAGGAGAGATCTATATGCCATATCATGTTTGACATTTTAATGTGccagttcttttttcttttcttttttatgtcTTTATTCAATATAATTTTAGGGAAAAAATTGTGTTAATTTTCCATTTAAAGATCAATGGAAAAGGAATATtccaagaaaaaaaatacaagaattGATTAGTCAAGCATCAAGGATTaaggagtccggaaccaaaatgttatttttttggactcaaactacataaataggtggtaaaaaaaatgacttttttatatatagcgtcataatacctggcgctatatactaacagtaacggaaccgttaaggtatagcgccaggtattgtggcgctatactgtaaaagctgacatggccaggtatagcgccacaatacctggcgctatatgtcacacctcctttttgcgcgcccgccccgaggggtaagatgcgcgagtggagtttttccaatttaagtgacaatattcgaaattggattatttatttaattcagagtcgccacttgggaaaggtttggtttttggtgtcccaagtcaccggtttatcttgaatcccaaatcgaggaaattttcgacttttccaaatgaagtctgcgaaccagaaattctaagtaaggaattctgttgacccgagggaaggtgttaggcaccctcgaatcccgtggttctagcacggtcgcttaaattgttataatggctaaatgtctgatttaaatacatgttgtggcttatgtgcttttattaagatttaaaccgcttttattattatcatttatttttatggaattgcaacgtcatgaaaatgcatctcgaaccacgtcacaatcaatgcacccgtagttgttaacacatttcgactctgttgagacttggatttgggtcacatcaatgtgcatccgaatttaagaatataatttacttaaaccgtgcctaaagagtctaacgcgttattatatTGTAGaaagccatgaaatttattaaatggcctatcttgagttctaaataattatcatggttatttatggagggccccacaatttttgcattttttatttggcgaggctcaactctatttttagaaaggatatcctaaagtggctacatttctaatgcatttgtctctaaaactagaagaaaaggtacgTGTTAATTCAACTATAGGCTTTTGCCTAATtcggattcttatcaatttctgattgattatttacaaagtggagggaTGTCATAACTTATGAAACATACTTTAATTGGACAAAAAAAATTACACTCGAGATTGACCCAACATTATACTTGTGTCCACACGTTTCTTGAATTGAAATTTACTAGACTGATTGGGGCTGAATTAAAGGAATTAACTACTAGGCATTGTCACTAATGGGATTTGAATATAATATTATGTACTGCCTAACGAGTTAtgataaaagaaaactaaaatgaacaaagaacatttgtgtaaggtggaaatattctattCTATGCATGTCGTTCAGTTGAACGGGAATCCAGTCAAAATCTATACTAATTCTCCATGCCCTCTCTGTATTGTATCGTTACATTTTTGTACCAGCAAACAACTACAAACTAAGAAGCTAGAGGCTAAACTTGATTGAGTATTATCTAACTAATCTTTCATTACTGAAtcacactaatcaatttatacaatcTGAAGTCAGTATATCACAAGCATTACAAAACAGATATCTAAATCTTCTTCAggaaactcctttcatttcatgcttttgaattgttacagttaacaccaaagttgggtttgaaatgtgtacctggaaatactgaaaatgcaaaggagaagaagaaaaagatggggaaatcagcagcagcaagaaacaaaatagcagcagcagcagggcAAGATAGCAGCAGacaaagcaatacagcaagaaacaagctcgagtgcagaaatgcaactatggccaataaAAAGCAGTAGCCAAatgacagcaacacccagtggagtagactCAGGACTCCAGACAGACCAAGCCAGTAGTGAACCAAaaatactcgactagtagacacaactggaatttcaaagaatcagaattgattttgaACAAATTGAACAGCTGAAACCCGAACAATAATAGgaggaaacagtttctgattgttgattGTACAACTTCTATCCTTTcccctctctctatctgtgtttgtgtttttctttttcagctctTAAGGTTCAATGTGTATCTCCCCCTCATTTTGTATATCTCCCTCCCTTTATAAACCTCAAAActatctcttttaacagcctgttttcagaataccccagtacccctcccatgtgccttccattttcaattccaactttagctaattaagtattaaaccccatcaacattccctggcagatttaacttttaaaaggtttaaatacttctttaaactaaagccaagtatgggcagtaggatgtatctgacagcatatgctgtcaaattgtttagAGCTTAGcaaagacctttatgcaggccacaggctgtgcacaaagcacatgaggtgcaccagtgcacatgctgtgcacgagtgcacatgcctcccaattcagaatttaaaccaaacatccctttttacattactgatcaattca harbors:
- the LOC107771549 gene encoding protein disulfide isomerase-like 1-3, with the protein product MAMKKYLILSILLLNLIFLKTASSLDSEKIEEEEDLSFLEEEDSAADAHSDSNPYGDRHDFENYDDLEDDSDASDQGYDAYEPPAVDEKDVAVLKEGNFSEFIARNKHVMVEFYAPWCGHCQALAPEYAAAATELKGENVMLAKVDATEEAELAQKYDVQGYPAVFFFTDGLHKPYNGERNKDAIVSWIKKKTGPALSNITTAEEAERILKDEKKVVLAYLNDLVGDKSEELAAAAALEDDVNFYQTTSPDVAKLFHIDSQAKRPALVILKKEAENINHFGGEFTKSAIAEFVFQNKLPLVTYFTRESASEIFENPIKKQLILFATSKDSDKFLPIFQEAVKAFKGKLISVYVEIDNEDVGKPVSEYFGVSGDAPRVLAYTGNEDGRKFVLEGEITLDSVRSFGEKFLEDNLKPFYKSDPIPETNDGDVKVVVGNNFDEIVLDESKDVLLEIYAPWCGHCQSLEPIYNKLGKHLRGIDSLVIAKMDGTTNEHPRAKSDGFPTLLFFPAGNKSFDPITVDTDRTVVAFYKFLKKNASIPFKIQKPASTQKPTESDASSSPESTIDDVKDEL